In Vagococcus luciliae, one genomic interval encodes:
- the rplC gene encoding 50S ribosomal protein L3, protein MTKGILGKKVGMTQIFTENGELIPVTVIEATPNVVLQVKTVETDGYEAIQVGFQDKRDILSNKPAKGHVAKANTTPKRFIREFNDVELGEYEVGKEITVDVFQVGDIVDVTGTTKGHGFQGAIKRHGQSRGPMAHGSRYHRRPGSMGGASDPSRVFKGKKLAGRMGGDRVTVQNLEIVRVDADKNVILVKGNVPGAKKSLIEIKTAVKAAK, encoded by the coding sequence ATGACCAAAGGAATCTTAGGTAAAAAAGTAGGTATGACACAAATATTTACAGAAAACGGCGAATTAATTCCCGTAACAGTAATCGAAGCAACTCCAAACGTTGTTTTACAAGTTAAAACTGTTGAAACTGATGGATACGAAGCTATCCAAGTTGGTTTCCAAGATAAACGTGATATTTTGTCAAACAAACCTGCTAAGGGTCATGTTGCAAAAGCAAATACGACTCCTAAGCGCTTCATTAGAGAATTCAATGATGTTGAGCTGGGAGAATATGAAGTAGGTAAAGAAATCACTGTTGATGTTTTCCAAGTAGGAGACATTGTTGATGTCACAGGTACAACTAAAGGACACGGCTTCCAAGGTGCTATTAAGCGTCATGGACAATCTCGTGGACCAATGGCACATGGTTCTAGATATCATCGTCGTCCTGGTTCAATGGGTGGAGCGTCTGATCCATCACGTGTATTTAAAGGCAAAAAACTTGCTGGACGTATGGGTGGAGATCGTGTTACAGTTCAAAACCTTGAAATCGTAAGAGTAGATGCAGATAAAAATGTTATTTTAGTAAAAGGTAATGTACCTGGTGCTAAAAAATCATTAATTGAAATAAAAACAGCTGTTAAGGCTGCTAAATAA
- the rplV gene encoding 50S ribosomal protein L22 produces MSEERITSAKATAKTIRTSPRKTRLVVDLIRGKQVGEAISILKFSPNKAAGIVEKVLMSAIANAENNFDLDVEDLVVSEVFVNEGPTMKRFRPRAKGSASPINKRTSHITVVVSEK; encoded by the coding sequence ATGTCAGAAGAAAGAATTACTTCAGCTAAAGCAACTGCTAAAACAATTCGCACTTCACCTCGTAAGACAAGACTTGTTGTTGACCTAATCAGAGGAAAACAAGTAGGGGAAGCAATTTCAATCTTGAAATTCTCACCTAACAAAGCAGCAGGTATTGTTGAAAAAGTGCTTATGTCAGCTATTGCTAACGCAGAAAACAACTTTGATTTAGATGTTGAAGATTTAGTAGTATCAGAAGTATTTGTAAATGAAGGACCAACAATGAAACGCTTCCGTCCTCGTGCAAAAGGATCTGCTTCACCTATCAACAAAAGAACAAGTCATATTACAGTAGTAGTATCAGAAAAATAA
- the rplB gene encoding 50S ribosomal protein L2 produces MAIKKYKPTTNGRRNMTGSDFAEITTSKPEKTLLQPLSKNAGRNNQGKITVRHQAGGHKRQYRLIDFKRNKDNVVGTVKTVEYDPNRSANIALIHYTDGVKAYILAPKGIQVGAQISSGPDADIKVGNALPLNNIPVGTVIHNIELKPGKGGQLIRSAGTSAQVLGKEGKYVLVRLNSGEVRMILGTCRATIGTVGNEQHELINIGKAGRNRWLGKRPTVRGSVMNPNDHPHGGGEGKAPIGRPSPMSPWGKPTLGYKTRSKKAKSDKLIVRRRKTK; encoded by the coding sequence GTGGCGATTAAAAAGTATAAACCTACCACAAATGGTCGTCGTAACATGACTGGTTCTGATTTTGCTGAAATCACAACATCTAAACCAGAAAAAACGTTATTACAACCATTAAGTAAAAACGCTGGACGTAACAACCAAGGTAAAATTACTGTACGTCATCAAGCTGGTGGACACAAACGCCAATATCGTTTAATTGACTTTAAACGTAATAAAGATAATGTGGTTGGTACTGTAAAAACAGTTGAGTATGATCCAAACAGATCTGCTAACATTGCATTAATCCATTACACTGATGGTGTGAAGGCATATATCTTAGCACCAAAAGGCATCCAAGTAGGTGCACAAATTTCTTCAGGTCCAGATGCGGATATCAAAGTAGGAAATGCTCTACCATTGAATAATATCCCAGTTGGTACTGTTATCCATAACATTGAGTTAAAACCTGGTAAAGGTGGACAATTAATTCGTTCAGCTGGTACTAGCGCTCAAGTTTTAGGTAAAGAAGGTAAATATGTATTAGTTCGTTTGAATTCAGGAGAAGTTCGTATGATTTTAGGAACTTGTCGTGCAACAATCGGTACTGTAGGTAACGAACAACACGAATTAATTAACATCGGTAAAGCTGGTCGTAATCGCTGGTTAGGTAAACGTCCTACTGTACGTGGTAGCGTAATGAACCCTAATGATCACCCACACGGTGGTGGTGAAGGTAAAGCACCTATCGGACGTCCATCTCCAATGAGTCCATGGGGCAAACCAACACTTGGATACAAAACACGTAGCAAAAAAGCTAAATCAGATAAACTTATTGTACGTCGTCGTAAAACTAAATAA
- the tuf gene encoding elongation factor Tu, translating into MAKEKFDRSKAHVNIGTIGHVDHGKTTLSAAIATVLAKHNGGEAYDYAAIDNAPEEKERGITISTSHIEYETDTRHYAHVDCPGHADYVKNMITGAAQMDGAILVVSAADGPMPQTREHILLSRNVGVPYIVVFLNKMDMVDDEELLELVEMEVRDLLTEYDFPGDDTPIVAGSALKALEGDPAYEEKILELMAAVDEYIPTPERDTDKPFMMPVEDVFSITGRGTVATGRVERGQVRVGDEVELVGIAEETAKTTVTGVEMFRKLLDYAEAGDNIGALLRGVAREDIQRGQVLAAPGTITPHTKFKAEVYVLSKEEGGRHTPFFTNYRPQFYFRTTDVTGVCNLPEGTEMVMPGDNVAMDVELIHPIAIEDGTRFSIREGGRTVGSGVVTEIVG; encoded by the coding sequence ATGGCAAAAGAAAAATTTGACCGTTCGAAAGCCCATGTAAACATTGGTACAATCGGACACGTTGACCACGGTAAAACAACTTTATCTGCAGCAATCGCAACAGTTTTAGCTAAACACAATGGTGGAGAAGCTTATGACTATGCTGCAATTGATAACGCTCCAGAAGAAAAAGAACGTGGAATTACAATTTCTACTTCTCATATTGAATATGAAACTGATACTCGTCACTACGCACACGTTGACTGCCCAGGACATGCTGACTACGTTAAAAACATGATTACTGGTGCTGCTCAAATGGACGGTGCGATCTTAGTAGTATCTGCTGCTGATGGTCCAATGCCTCAAACTCGTGAGCACATTCTTTTATCTCGTAACGTTGGTGTTCCATACATCGTTGTTTTCTTAAACAAAATGGATATGGTTGATGACGAAGAATTATTAGAATTAGTAGAAATGGAAGTTCGTGACTTATTAACTGAATATGACTTCCCAGGAGATGATACTCCAATCGTTGCTGGTTCAGCATTAAAAGCTTTAGAAGGCGACCCTGCTTATGAAGAAAAAATCTTAGAATTAATGGCTGCTGTTGATGAATATATTCCAACACCAGAACGTGATACTGACAAACCATTCATGATGCCAGTTGAGGACGTATTCTCAATTACTGGTCGTGGTACTGTTGCTACTGGTCGTGTTGAACGTGGACAAGTTCGCGTTGGTGACGAAGTAGAATTAGTAGGTATCGCTGAAGAAACTGCTAAAACAACTGTAACAGGTGTTGAAATGTTCCGTAAATTATTAGATTACGCTGAAGCTGGAGATAACATTGGTGCTTTATTACGTGGGGTAGCTCGTGAAGATATCCAACGTGGACAAGTATTAGCAGCTCCAGGAACAATCACTCCACATACTAAATTTAAAGCTGAAGTTTACGTTTTATCTAAAGAAGAAGGTGGACGTCATACTCCATTCTTTACAAACTACCGTCCTCAGTTCTACTTCCGTACAACTGACGTAACTGGTGTATGTAACTTACCAGAAGGTACTGAAATGGTAATGCCTGGTGATAACGTAGCTATGGACGTTGAATTAATTCACCCAATCGCAATTGAAGACGGAACTCGTTTCTCAATTCGTGAAGGTGGACGTACTGTTGGTTCAGGCGTTGTAACTGAAATCGTAGGTTAA
- the rplW gene encoding 50S ribosomal protein L23, with amino-acid sequence MELIDVIKRPVITEMSVAAMDEKKYTFEVDVRANKTLVKQAVESVFDVKVKKVNIMNVKPKLKRMGKHAGYTKKRRKAIVQLTEDSKEIQIFDAE; translated from the coding sequence ATGGAATTAATCGACGTAATTAAACGTCCAGTTATTACAGAAATGTCTGTAGCAGCTATGGACGAAAAAAAATACACGTTTGAAGTTGACGTAAGAGCCAACAAAACATTAGTTAAGCAAGCTGTAGAATCAGTTTTCGACGTTAAAGTTAAAAAAGTTAACATCATGAACGTAAAACCTAAACTTAAAAGAATGGGTAAACATGCTGGTTATACTAAAAAACGCCGTAAAGCAATTGTACAACTAACAGAAGATTCAAAAGAAATTCAAATTTTTGATGCTGAATAA
- the gpmA gene encoding 2,3-diphosphoglycerate-dependent phosphoglycerate mutase, whose product MKTLVFIRHGQSVWNSLNLFTGWVDVDLSEQGVKEAQEAGRKIKEAGILFDVAYTSYLKRAIKTSHYVLEESDQLSTPEFKSWRLNERHYGALQGLNKTETAEKYGADQVQLWRRSYDTLPPLLDPSSPESSTHDPKYRYLDKRAIPEGENLKVTLERALPFWNDHIAPSLLKDDVVLVAAHGNSLRALAKHIENISDDDIMALEIPTGQPLVYELNDDLSVAKKYYL is encoded by the coding sequence ATGAAAACATTAGTTTTTATTCGACATGGACAAAGCGTATGGAACTCTCTTAACTTATTTACTGGATGGGTAGATGTTGATCTAAGTGAGCAAGGAGTAAAAGAAGCTCAAGAAGCTGGTAGAAAAATAAAAGAAGCTGGCATTTTATTTGATGTTGCGTATACATCATACTTAAAACGGGCTATTAAAACATCTCATTATGTTCTAGAAGAATCAGATCAACTCTCAACACCTGAATTTAAATCTTGGCGTTTAAATGAGCGTCACTATGGGGCATTACAAGGATTAAACAAGACTGAAACGGCTGAAAAATATGGGGCAGATCAAGTTCAATTGTGGAGACGCTCATATGACACACTACCTCCATTACTTGACCCAAGTAGTCCTGAATCATCCACACACGATCCAAAATATCGTTACTTAGATAAACGAGCAATTCCAGAAGGAGAAAATTTAAAAGTAACACTTGAACGTGCCTTACCTTTTTGGAATGATCATATTGCTCCATCATTATTGAAAGATGATGTCGTATTAGTTGCCGCACATGGTAACTCACTACGCGCTTTAGCAAAACACATTGAAAATATTTCTGATGACGATATCATGGCTCTAGAAATCCCAACCGGTCAACCTTTAGTTTATGAATTGAACGATGACTTAAGTGTCGCTAAAAAATATTATTTATAA
- the rpiA gene encoding ribose-5-phosphate isomerase RpiA has product MNLKKLVGIESANYVKDGMIVGLGTGSTAYYMVEEIGRRVKEEGLNITGVTTSKATQVQALALDIPLKSIDEVDYVDLTIDGADEISDDFQGIKGGGAALLFEKIVGTYSKEIIWIVDESKMVKHLGAFPLPIEVIPYGSAQLFKVFNENKLNPILRLTNDGNPLLTDSKNYIIDLHLEKIENPIELAAWLDTQVGVVEHGLFLNMVNRVIIGTQNDGVKTIDVSR; this is encoded by the coding sequence ATGAATCTTAAAAAATTAGTTGGCATTGAATCAGCAAATTATGTAAAAGATGGTATGATTGTAGGTCTTGGTACAGGGTCAACAGCTTACTATATGGTAGAAGAAATTGGACGTCGCGTAAAGGAAGAAGGATTAAATATTACTGGGGTAACCACATCCAAAGCAACACAAGTACAAGCTTTAGCTTTAGATATCCCTTTAAAAAGTATCGATGAAGTAGACTACGTTGATTTAACGATTGATGGTGCTGATGAAATCTCTGATGACTTCCAAGGAATAAAAGGTGGAGGTGCTGCCCTTCTATTTGAAAAAATTGTCGGAACTTATTCAAAAGAAATTATTTGGATAGTTGATGAATCAAAAATGGTGAAACACTTAGGCGCTTTTCCACTTCCTATTGAAGTGATTCCTTATGGAAGTGCTCAACTATTTAAAGTATTTAATGAAAATAAGTTAAATCCAATTTTACGTCTAACTAACGATGGTAATCCTTTGCTAACAGACAGTAAAAATTATATTATAGACTTACACCTAGAAAAAATTGAGAATCCTATAGAATTAGCTGCTTGGCTAGATACTCAAGTTGGTGTTGTTGAGCATGGCTTATTCTTAAATATGGTGAACCGAGTAATTATTGGTACACAAAATGATGGGGTTAAAACAATCGACGTTTCTAGATGA
- the rplD gene encoding 50S ribosomal protein L4, whose amino-acid sequence MTSVALFKQDGTQNGEIELNEAIFGIEPNESVVYDAIIMQRASLRQGTHAVKNRSAVRGGGRKPWRQKGTGRARQGSIRSPQWRGGGVVFGPTPRSYSYKLPKKVRRLAIKSVLSEKVAENKLVVVEGLAFDAPKTKEFKQVLANLSVDTKVLVVLEGGNDFAALSGRNLPNVSIVESNNVSVLDVVAADKLLVTKTALTQIEEVLA is encoded by the coding sequence ATGACATCTGTAGCATTATTTAAACAAGATGGAACTCAAAATGGCGAAATTGAATTAAATGAAGCTATTTTTGGTATCGAGCCAAACGAAAGTGTTGTCTACGATGCAATTATCATGCAACGTGCTTCTTTAAGACAAGGAACTCACGCTGTTAAAAACCGTAGCGCTGTACGCGGTGGTGGTCGTAAACCATGGCGTCAAAAAGGAACAGGTCGTGCGCGTCAAGGATCTATCCGCTCACCACAATGGCGTGGAGGTGGAGTTGTCTTTGGACCAACACCACGTTCTTACAGCTACAAATTACCTAAAAAAGTTCGTCGTTTAGCAATTAAATCTGTTTTATCAGAAAAAGTTGCTGAAAACAAACTAGTTGTTGTTGAAGGATTGGCTTTCGACGCACCAAAAACAAAAGAATTTAAACAAGTTTTAGCAAACTTAAGTGTTGACACTAAAGTTTTAGTAGTACTAGAAGGTGGCAATGATTTTGCTGCTTTATCAGGACGTAACTTACCAAACGTTTCTATTGTAGAATCAAATAACGTAAGCGTACTTGACGTAGTTGCTGCTGACAAACTATTAGTAACTAAAACTGCTCTAACTCAAATAGAGGAGGTGCTTGCATAA
- the fusA gene encoding elongation factor G: MAREFSLEKTRNIGIMAHVDAGKTTTTERILYYTGKIHKLGETHEGASQMDWMEQEQERGITITSAATTAQWKGYRVNIIDTPGHVDFTIEVQRSLRVLDGAVTVLDSQSGVEPQTETVWRQATEYKVPRIVFCNKMDKTGADFLYSVKTIHDRLQANAHPIQLPIGSEDNFTGIIDLIKMKAEIYTNDLGTDIQESDIPEEYVDMANEWREKLVEAVAETDEELMMKYLEGEEITEEELKQGIRRATINVEFFPVLAGSAFKNKGVQLMLDAVLDYLPAPTDVEAIKGIDTKTDEETVRPSTDDAPFASLAFKVMTDPFVGRLTFFRVYSGTLDSGSYVLNASKDKKERIGRILQMHANSRQEISTVYAGDIAAAVGLKDTTTGDTLCALDAPVVLESIEFPEPVIQVAVEPKSKADQDKMGIALQKLAEEDPSFRVETNVETGETVISGMGELHLDVLVDRMRREFKVDANVGAPQVSYRETFRAPMTQAEGKFVRQSGGKGQYGHVWIEFTPNEEGKGFEFENAIVGGVVPREYIPAVEKGLADSMANGVLAGYPLVDIKAKLYDGSYHDVDSNETAFRVAASMALRAAAKKAQPAILEPMMKVTITVPEDNLGDIMGHVTSRRGRVEGMEAHGNSQIVNAMIPLAEMFGYATTLRSSTQGRGTFMMVFDHYEDVPKSIQEEIIKKNGGSQD, from the coding sequence ATGGCAAGAGAGTTTTCATTAGAAAAAACTCGTAATATCGGAATTATGGCCCATGTTGATGCTGGTAAAACAACAACAACAGAGCGTATCCTTTATTATACTGGTAAAATCCATAAATTAGGTGAAACCCATGAGGGAGCTTCACAAATGGACTGGATGGAACAAGAGCAAGAACGTGGTATTACGATTACATCTGCGGCAACGACTGCACAATGGAAAGGTTACCGTGTAAACATCATTGACACTCCTGGACACGTGGACTTCACAATTGAAGTTCAACGTTCACTACGTGTATTAGATGGTGCTGTTACCGTACTTGACTCACAATCAGGTGTTGAGCCTCAAACAGAAACTGTTTGGAGACAAGCAACTGAATATAAAGTACCTCGTATTGTATTTTGTAATAAAATGGATAAAACTGGTGCAGATTTCTTGTACTCAGTTAAAACTATCCATGATCGCTTACAAGCAAATGCTCACCCAATTCAATTACCAATTGGTTCAGAAGATAACTTCACTGGAATTATCGACTTAATCAAAATGAAAGCTGAAATCTATACAAATGACTTAGGAACAGATATTCAAGAATCAGATATTCCTGAAGAATATGTAGATATGGCTAATGAATGGCGTGAAAAATTAGTTGAAGCTGTTGCTGAAACTGATGAAGAATTAATGATGAAATATTTAGAAGGTGAAGAAATCACTGAAGAAGAATTAAAACAAGGGATTCGTCGTGCGACAATCAATGTTGAGTTCTTCCCTGTATTAGCTGGTTCTGCCTTTAAAAATAAAGGTGTCCAATTAATGTTAGATGCTGTTTTAGATTATTTACCTGCTCCAACTGATGTTGAAGCAATTAAAGGTATTGATACTAAAACTGATGAAGAAACTGTACGTCCATCTACTGATGACGCACCATTTGCTTCATTGGCATTTAAAGTTATGACCGACCCATTCGTTGGTCGTCTAACATTCTTCCGTGTATATTCAGGTACATTGGATAGTGGATCATACGTTTTAAATGCGTCTAAAGACAAAAAAGAACGTATTGGTCGTATTCTACAAATGCATGCCAATTCACGTCAAGAAATCAGTACAGTTTACGCAGGAGATATCGCAGCAGCTGTTGGGTTGAAAGACACAACAACTGGAGATACATTATGTGCATTAGATGCACCTGTTGTTCTTGAATCAATTGAGTTCCCAGAACCAGTTATCCAAGTAGCGGTAGAACCTAAATCTAAAGCCGACCAAGATAAAATGGGTATTGCTTTACAAAAACTTGCTGAAGAAGATCCGTCATTCCGTGTTGAAACAAACGTTGAAACGGGTGAAACTGTTATCTCAGGTATGGGTGAGTTACACTTAGACGTTTTAGTAGACCGTATGAGACGTGAATTCAAAGTAGATGCGAACGTAGGAGCTCCTCAAGTTTCTTATCGTGAAACATTTAGAGCACCTATGACTCAAGCGGAAGGTAAATTTGTTCGTCAGTCTGGTGGTAAAGGTCAATACGGTCACGTATGGATTGAATTCACACCAAACGAAGAAGGAAAAGGTTTCGAGTTTGAAAATGCTATCGTTGGTGGTGTAGTTCCTCGTGAATACATCCCAGCTGTTGAAAAAGGATTGGCAGATTCTATGGCTAATGGTGTTCTTGCTGGATATCCATTAGTGGACATTAAAGCTAAATTATATGATGGTTCTTACCATGATGTTGACTCAAATGAGACAGCATTCCGTGTTGCGGCATCTATGGCTTTACGTGCAGCGGCTAAGAAAGCACAACCAGCAATTCTTGAACCAATGATGAAAGTAACGATTACTGTTCCAGAAGATAACTTAGGTGATATCATGGGACACGTTACAAGTCGTCGTGGACGCGTTGAAGGTATGGAAGCACATGGTAATTCACAAATTGTTAACGCAATGATTCCACTTGCTGAAATGTTTGGATACGCAACAACATTACGTTCTTCAACTCAAGGACGTGGTACATTCATGATGGTATTTGACCACTATGAAGATGTACCTAAATCAATTCAAGAAGAAATTATTAAGAAAAATGGTGGATCTCAAGATTAG
- the rpsJ gene encoding 30S ribosomal protein S10 codes for MAKQKIRIRLKAYEHRVLDQSAEKIVETAKRTGAEVSGPIPLPTDRSVYTVIRATHKYKDSREQFEMRTHKRLIDIVSPTPKTVDALMKLDLPSGVNIEIKL; via the coding sequence ATGGCAAAACAAAAAATTCGTATCCGTTTAAAAGCGTATGAACATCGTGTATTAGATCAGTCTGCAGAAAAAATTGTAGAAACAGCAAAAAGAACAGGTGCTGAGGTTTCTGGACCAATTCCATTACCAACTGACCGTTCAGTTTATACAGTAATTCGTGCGACACATAAATACAAAGATTCACGTGAACAATTCGAAATGCGTACTCACAAACGTTTAATTGATATTGTGAGCCCAACACCAAAAACAGTTGACGCTTTAATGAAGCTAGACTTGCCAAGTGGTGTAAATATTGAAATTAAATTATAA
- the rpsL gene encoding 30S ribosomal protein S12 translates to MPTINQLVRKSRKSKTTKSGSPALGKSYNSFKKSQTNVNSPQKRGVCTRVGTMTPKKPNSALRKYARVRLSNLIEVTAYIPGIGHNLQEHSVVLIRGGRVKDLPGVRYHIVRGALDTAGVTDRKQSRSKYGTKKPKK, encoded by the coding sequence ATGCCTACAATTAATCAATTGGTACGTAAATCTCGTAAATCAAAAACAACTAAATCTGGCTCACCTGCTTTAGGTAAAAGCTATAATAGTTTCAAAAAATCTCAAACTAACGTGAACTCTCCACAAAAACGTGGTGTTTGTACACGTGTGGGTACGATGACACCGAAAAAACCTAACTCTGCGTTACGTAAATATGCCCGTGTTCGTTTGTCAAACTTAATTGAAGTGACAGCTTACATTCCAGGTATTGGACATAACTTGCAAGAACATAGTGTGGTTTTAATCCGTGGAGGTCGTGTAAAAGATTTACCAGGGGTTCGTTATCATATCGTGCGTGGTGCTTTAGATACTGCTGGTGTTACTGATCGTAAACAAAGCCGTTCTAAATATGGTACTAAAAAACCTAAAAAATAA
- the brnQ gene encoding branched-chain amino acid transport system II carrier protein: MKEKLSYKEKLYIGMMVFGLFFGAGNLIFPIQMGQEAGQNVLLANNGFLLSAIGIPFLAIVSFGATGTNKVFELASKVSSTFAYFFTIVLYLIIGPIFAMPRLATTSYEMSFAHFIPEDKSTLPLLIFSIVFFSFVLLFSFKPSKILDYIGKYLTPLFLILLSCLILVSFIKPMGSIENASVQASYQSTPFIKGFLGGYNTLDALAGLAFGAIIIESVKGFGIQKKSRIAIETMKSGVFGIVLMGVIYTLLSIMGAMSLGTLSLNKNGGVTLSQLADYYLGVPGNILLGLIVIVACLKTAIGLATSFGKAYSEMFSEKHYLSFVLGCLFVALMISNVGLNAIITASIPVLMFIYPLAMVLILLSLLSKWTDNIRNCYKIVIGFTVISSVLDAIRALPEWMQQHSLISSILSFSEQSIPFFSSGLSWIIFAFVGLIISLLFNIKRNPSSV; encoded by the coding sequence ATGAAAGAAAAGTTATCATATAAAGAAAAGTTATATATTGGAATGATGGTATTTGGATTATTTTTTGGAGCGGGTAATTTAATTTTTCCAATTCAAATGGGCCAAGAAGCAGGCCAAAATGTATTATTAGCAAATAATGGATTTTTATTATCAGCGATAGGGATTCCCTTTCTAGCTATTGTATCTTTTGGCGCAACTGGAACGAATAAAGTATTTGAGTTAGCAAGTAAAGTTTCTTCAACTTTTGCTTATTTTTTTACTATTGTTTTATATTTAATTATAGGTCCTATCTTTGCAATGCCGAGATTAGCGACAACTTCGTATGAAATGTCTTTTGCTCATTTTATACCAGAAGATAAATCAACGTTACCTCTTCTTATTTTTAGTATTGTATTTTTTTCATTTGTTTTATTATTTTCGTTTAAACCAAGTAAAATTTTAGATTATATTGGAAAGTATTTAACGCCATTATTTTTAATTTTATTAAGTTGTCTCATTTTAGTAAGTTTTATAAAACCTATGGGCTCGATAGAAAATGCTTCCGTGCAAGCTTCATATCAATCTACTCCTTTTATAAAAGGTTTTTTAGGCGGATATAATACATTAGATGCTTTGGCAGGATTAGCATTTGGGGCTATTATTATTGAAAGTGTTAAAGGATTTGGGATTCAAAAAAAATCAAGAATTGCAATTGAAACAATGAAATCTGGAGTTTTTGGTATTGTCCTTATGGGTGTTATTTATACATTGTTATCAATTATGGGAGCGATGAGTTTAGGGACTTTATCATTAAATAAAAATGGCGGTGTAACATTGTCCCAATTAGCTGATTATTATTTAGGTGTACCTGGTAATATTTTGTTAGGTTTAATCGTGATTGTAGCCTGTTTAAAAACGGCTATTGGGTTAGCAACTTCATTTGGTAAAGCTTATTCAGAAATGTTTTCTGAAAAACATTATTTATCATTTGTATTAGGATGTTTATTTGTCGCTTTGATGATTTCTAATGTAGGACTAAATGCGATTATCACAGCATCTATTCCTGTGTTAATGTTTATTTATCCTTTAGCAATGGTTTTAATTTTATTATCATTGTTAAGTAAGTGGACAGATAATATTAGAAATTGTTATAAAATAGTGATAGGATTTACGGTTATCTCATCTGTTTTAGATGCAATTCGGGCACTGCCGGAATGGATGCAGCAACATAGTTTGATTTCATCTATTTTGAGTTTTTCTGAACAATCTATTCCGTTCTTTAGTAGTGGTTTAAGTTGGATTATTTTTGCATTTGTTGGACTGATTATTTCGTTACTATTTAATATTAAAAGAAACCCATCAAGCGTCTAA
- the rpsS gene encoding 30S ribosomal protein S19, which yields MGRSLKKGPFVDEHLMKKVEAQKDQPKKKVIKTWSRRSTIFPNFIGYTIAVYDGRKHVPVYIQEDMVGHKLGEFAPTRTYRGHAADDKKTNR from the coding sequence ATGGGTCGTAGCTTAAAAAAAGGACCTTTTGTCGATGAACACTTAATGAAAAAAGTGGAAGCACAAAAAGATCAACCGAAAAAGAAAGTAATTAAAACTTGGTCACGTCGTTCTACAATTTTTCCAAACTTTATAGGATATACTATCGCAGTATATGATGGAAGAAAACATGTCCCTGTTTACATTCAAGAAGACATGGTAGGCCATAAACTAGGTGAATTCGCACCAACAAGAACTTATCGCGGACACGCTGCTGACGATAAAAAAACAAATCGCTAA
- the rpsG gene encoding 30S ribosomal protein S7, giving the protein MPRKGPVAKRDVLPDPIYNSKLVTRLINRVMVDGKRGVASSIIYDAFDIIKESTGNDPLEVFEQAMENVMPVLEVKARRVGGSNYQVPVEVRPERRSTLGLRWIVNYSRLRGEHTMEQRLAKEIMDAANNTGSSVKKREDVHKMAEANRAFAHYRW; this is encoded by the coding sequence ATGCCAAGAAAAGGTCCTGTTGCAAAACGTGATGTATTACCAGATCCGATTTATAACTCAAAATTAGTGACTCGTTTAATCAACCGCGTAATGGTTGACGGTAAGCGTGGTGTTGCTTCTAGCATTATTTATGATGCATTTGATATTATTAAAGAATCTACAGGGAATGATCCATTAGAAGTTTTCGAACAAGCAATGGAAAATGTTATGCCTGTTCTTGAAGTTAAAGCTCGCCGTGTTGGTGGTTCTAACTATCAAGTACCAGTTGAAGTTCGTCCAGAACGTCGTTCAACTTTAGGATTACGTTGGATTGTTAACTATTCACGTCTACGTGGAGAGCACACAATGGAACAACGTTTAGCAAAAGAAATTATGGATGCAGCTAATAACACTGGTTCTTCAGTTAAAAAACGTGAAGACGTGCATAAAATGGCTGAAGCCAACAGAGCGTTTGCTCACTATCGTTGGTAA